A genomic region of Danio aesculapii chromosome 21, fDanAes4.1, whole genome shotgun sequence contains the following coding sequences:
- the LOC130214602 gene encoding E3 ubiquitin-protein ligase hyd, whose product MENDEDLETLGEKLYDLIHPRYAEMTPKLTGMLLELPASVVSQMLCDEALLSKALERALTALTSPNNSEPASHTDDAASASSDSLGEQLYDLIQLYNTGQTQKITGMLLEQKKEAVLQLLSDQTLLEEQVKMALKTLQEQGDDVTDVSDSSDREDVEAIGETLFSFVHQLDPAHCADITGMLLEMDSGTLQQILSDRSMLEVAVQRAKSALEGALKHTAMAE is encoded by the exons ATGGAGAATGATGAAGATCTGGAGACTCTGGGAGAGAAACTGTATGATCTGATACATCCGAGATATGCTGAGATGACACCGAAACTTACAG GTATGCTGCTGGAGTTGCCCGCTTCAGTTGTGTCTCAGATGTTGTGTGATGAAGCTCTTCTGAGTAAAGCTTTGGAAAGAGCTCTGACCGCTCTCACATCACCTAACAACAG TGAACCTGCATCTCACACTGATGATGCGGCGTCTGCATCCTCTGACTCCCTGGGTGAACAGCTGTATGACCTTATCCAGCTCTACAACACTGGACAAACACAGAAAATTACAG GCATGCTATTGGAGCAGAAGAAAGAGGCGGTGCTTCAGCTGCTGTCGGATCAAACACTCCTTGAGGAACAAGTTAAGATGGCCTTGAAGACCTTGCAGGA GCAGGGTGATGATGTCACAGATGTGAGTGACAGCTCTGACAGAGAGGACGTGGAGGCCATCGGAGAGACGCTCTTCAGTTTTGTGCATCAGCTAGACCCCGCCCACTGTGCCGACATCACAG GGATGCTGCTGGAAATGGATTCTGGAACTCTGCAACAAATTCTGTCCGATCGAAGCATGTTAGAAGTCGCCGTTCAAAGAGCAAAAAGCGCACTG GAGGGCGCTCTGAAACACACAGCAATGGCGGAATGA